Part of the Sciurus carolinensis chromosome 7, mSciCar1.2, whole genome shotgun sequence genome, ATATTTACATCTTCCTATGTTTAGAGAACAGAGTAGTGCCCTTCTCACCCCAAATCTACCAGGGATTATCACTAGTGACAGCTAAGGAAGGAGACCTAAATGGTTTAATATTCagtcctataaaaataaaattccactcTATATTAACTAACAATTTTTCTCCTAGGTCGCTGGATTTGTGACTGTTGTCAGCGAGCCCCCCCAACACCCAGGAAAGTGGGCAGAAGGGGGAAAAACAGCAAAGAGGGATAAAATGCTTTTTGGGGGCCCTAATGCATATGCACTGAAGTGGGATATTTGGTGctgatttatttaaaacattctcaTTTTTATGCCAATAAAAGATTTTTGAAATTAACTGAGCTTAAAATCTGCTAGTTGACTCATTTCATTATAAGATACTCTTAAACCCTTAAAGCTAATTATAGGTAGAAAACTGCttctattccaatttttttttttatttcagtgctttgtctttctctaaaaaattaaagagaaatactTAGCaacttaatttgaaatattttaactttagactgaaaaattactgtttttatgGTGGTGCTTCTGGCCTGCCTTAAGTAGTATAACAGTTATTTAATAACCAAAGAACTTTAGTGATAGGAAGCCTGAAATGACAAATGGCCTGATAAGATTGGtgtgggggtgggatgggggggtTTTATAATTGTCATTAATTATATAATTGGCACAGAACAAAAAATGTGCAAATGACTGCCTTCCAGGAAATCCTGTTCCAATAGAAGACAACACATCCCTATTTGGGGCAGACTTGAGTCTTTAATCCATGCTCAGGggaatttaaataaatcattgcATTTCTGACTTGATTTtagtaaaaactgaaaacatgctGAACTTCATATTTTGATTGCTTTTCGGTTGCTTGAAAAACTGATCATAGTGGAGATTAAGTGTTTTATTGGgcatattcattttaaagaaattttcagcttcaaaagaaaaattgcttCCTGCTTTTCCTATTTTGGGGATATGAGGTACCAAAACTGTATGGCTTTATTTTTCCACCCCTTGTCTAGAAAGTAACCAGAATTTCAACCAGGTAAAAGTAGCAAGGTTCACAGCAAACTGCAATCACCTTCACAGATTACGAGCACTGTGCTCTAGAGTATTTTCAGGAGTCAAAAAAGAATTTCCAGTACTAGTTTCAAAATGCTGATTAGTATCGTCCAGAGAACAGACTCCTCCTCTTGCGATGCCTCCTCTGGAGCATACGCATGCTTCTGACCTGCTTCTGCACCATCTGTGGAGTAAGAGGCCTCACCAAATGGGTACTGTTCGACCGTCCTGTCTAAATACACCTTCATCTCAAAGTCGCTCTCGTGGTGGGACGGGTGTCCATAGATTCCTATCCCCACGGGGCGCTGGAAGTGTGCTGGGATGAAGACCACGTCCTGGCCACAGGTGACCGACTGCAGCTCGTAGTCATCGAAGCTGGGGTGGAGGGTGCTGTCCGACACGTACAAGTCTGCATCCCCTCGGAGGCTCTGCATCTTCAGGACGATCTTCCCCTCGTGGTTCAGCCTCAGGTAGCTGTAGTTTCCCGCCCCAATCTGGCCCTGAACCACGTGCAGGAGGAGCCACTCTTCCGGAACGTCATCAGCTTCCAAGCACTTCACTAGGGCCACCGCCTGGGAGGCCAGAAGCATCAGCAGGGCCCTCCTACAGGGAGCCGCTCTCCAGGGAGGGGCCATGGCTGGGGCACTCAGCTCAGGCTCTTCCTCATCTGTGGCTGCTCTGCCCTGTAGAGGAAAGCACAAGCCACGTGTTGAACTCTCCCAGGTCCACACAACCAGGGGCCCGCAGGGGATGGGACGGCAGGGAAGCGACAacaggaaggggaggggacagcAGTGTAGGGCAGATGAGGCCAGAGGAGGGGAGAGCAGCACAGGCCAGGCCACGGGGAGGAGAGAGCAGTGCAGGGCAGACGAGGCCAGATGAGGGGAGCACAgcacaggccaggccaggccagagaGGGGAGAGCGGTGCAGTGCAGGGCAGACGAGGCCAGATGAGGGGAGCACAgcgcaggccaggccaggccaggccagagaGAGGGGAGAGCGGTGCAGTGCAGGGCAGACGAGGCCAGATGAGGGGAGCACAgcgcaggccaggccaggccaggccagagaGAGGGGAGAGCGGTGCAGTGCAGGGCTGACGAGGCCAGATGAGGGGAGCACAGCGCAGGCCAGGCCACAGGGAGGGGAGAGCAGTGCAGGGCAGACGAGGCCAGAAGAGGGGAGCACTGCGCAGGCCAGGCCACAGGGAAGGGAGAGCAGTGCAGGGCAGACGAGGCCAGAAGAGGGGAGCACTGCGCAGGCCAGGCCAGAGAGAGGGGAGAGCGGTGCAATGCAGGGCAGACGAGGCCAGATGAGGGGAGAACAGCGCAGGCCAGGCCAGAGAGAGGGGAGAGCGGTGCAGTGCAGGGCAGACGAGGCCAGAGGAGGGGAGCACAGCGCAGGCCAGGCCACAAGGAGGGGAGAGCTGTGCAGGGCAGGCGAagccagagggaggagagagcagcGAGGGCAGGCGAGGGGGCAGCGGAAGGACAGCGGGAGAACGGAAAGGACCGGACggagagcagaggaggggagACCACACGGAGGAGAGCGGAGCGCGGGCCCGGCGGGCGTGGCAGGGCGCGGGGCCAGCACGCGGCGCCCGGAGGGGCAGGGCCGCCGCGCAGGACTCACCGCCGCGCCGCGCCAGCAGCATCCGGCCGGGCGGGTTCGCACCCGCAGGCGGAAGGGAGGTCGCGCCCGGAAGTGAGGCGCCGGAAGTGGGCGGGCGCCTGCTCTCGCGAGAGCGGGGCGAAGCGCGGGCCTTCCCGTCACCACGGCGACGCGGCGACGCGGGCCGGACGTCTGGCTTTCGGGCTTCGTTGGGCGTCGCCGCGGGGCTCTGGCGTCCGCGGGACCGCAGGTGAGGCTGCCGACGGCTCGTCGCTCTGCCTGGGCCCCTCTCCGTCGGCTGCGTGCCGCCTTCTGCCCCGGGACGCCGCGGAGGTGACCCCGGGAGAGGCGATCGGTGCGGCCGCCCGAGCGTCCCTCCCGAGCCTGGCCTCGCCCTGGACCCTGCCGCTCGCTATGGCGACGGTGGAACATAACGGGAAAGCGTGGGGTCGATCACCTTGGGTCTGAAGGGCCCTGACCTGTGCCCGGGGCCACCCTTGTTCGCTTGGGGTCCTGAGCTGTGCCCTGGGGTGTCACCCTTTTTCTCCCTGGTCCTGAGCTGGGCCCTGAGGCCGTCTTTGCTTCCTTGGGGGTCTTCAGCCCTGCTCGGGGACCACCCTTGTTCGCTTGGGGTCCTGGGCTGTGCTGTGTGGTCACCCTGAGTCCCTGGATTCCTGGACTGTACTCAGTGGTTACCCTTGGTGAACCTGAGCTTGACTCGTCATCACCTTTTTACACTTAGGTTTACATTTCACTCTCAGTGGCCACATTCCCTCCCTGATCCTGTATCTGCACTGGACGTGGATCCCACACTCAGTCCCTCCTGTTCTGAATTGGCATCTGATCCAGCAGTTGTGGTTCCAAAATAGCTGTGCACTTCTTCTCTGCCACCTTGTCTCCAGAGCCTGGTCAGCTGCAGAGCTGAGCCGCGGTAGTTGTTGCTTTCTTCTTGCTCACCGACAGCTTGTCTGTGGACTCAGCGTGGTCTCTGCAGATGTCTCCTGTATGAATTTGGAAACACAAACCATGCTGGCCAGCAGGAGAAAGGCCAACAAAAGAAACTGATATTGAGGGAAGCTTTGGAGCAGACTGCTCCTCCGAGAGGAGAGAGCTTCGACGCCTCAGTGTCCCCAAGGCTGCAGGCCCCTGTCAGACCTGGTcttagaaaggaaaatgaggtcaATCAGGATGGTGACTTGTTTTAGAGCAAGCCGGCATCCACTGGACACCTTGCTCTGTGGGCATCCCAGCCTCCTTCTGAATGGACAAGGCTtccctggggatggggctcagaaGTGAGCCAGAATGAAGGTCCTGGCTTGGCAGGGCCTCCTCCTCAGAGCTGAGCATCTCGGGAAATCCTGGCAGTGAAGAACCTCTCAGTCCTGctccagggcagggaggaggccctGCCTTCCCAGGGGAGGGAGGCTCCCGGTGCAGCAGGAACCCCCACAGGTTCTCAGAGGGATCGGCAGCCAGGAGCAGTGGGCAGAGGGGGGTGAGGCCCTCACAAGCAGACCTGCCCAGGGTCACTTGGCACACTCAGGGGCTCAGGGCGCCTACATCCTCTGGTCGAGGGAAGCTGCCACTGACCCCAGGGCCCAGAAGTCAGGCGCTGGCCctctgaagcccagagaggtcagCCTTCTCAAGGGCTGGCTGCGgaggccctgcccaggccccACATGAGCCTCAGGCTGGCTGCACTAGCAGCCTCAGCAGCACCATGCAGGACGCCAGGGCTTCGAGAAAGGCGCCTCCCTTTGCCTCAGGGAACACTGAGGGGCGAGGTGCCATGGGCAGCCCCCGCTGGCAAGGCAGACAGCGTGAGGGTGTTTGCAGCATGCCATCTCCTCCTGTCTGCAGCACGTCACTCAGCGCTTCCTGAGTGCGCAGGCCAACACCTGGGTGTGTCGAGGGAGGACAGGGAGGTCCCTGAGCTTGCCATGAAAGGGGGGCACTGGGAGTCTATCACACACACCCCATGTGCCTCCCACAGCAGTGATGGAGCGGCCGTGCCTGAGGAGCACCCAGAGTATACGCAAAGGCAGCTGTGCAGGTGCCTGTCCTCCAGGGTCCCTGCCTTCTCTGGGCAGTGTCTTCAGCGGTGCTGGACTGTCAGGTCCATAGCCTTTGCCACATCAAATTCTCTACTCGCCAGAGATACCCAGGTGTCCTGTGGGTTGTCACGCAGGGCAGAAGCGACTGTCGTTCTTTGGGGTGGTTGGTAGGGGCTCTCCAGGACGAGTCGGTGAACGTTCCTCACCCTGGCTCAGCCACGGTGGCCTGTGGTTTGGTCCACTGTGGCCTCTGCGTGGGGTCCATGACTGGTATGAGTGACAGGACTTCACCCTTCGGTGGAAACATGAGAGGGGCTGTCATGCCTTGCACACAGGACCTCTCCTTCAGCTTCCAGACGGCCCTTTTAAATAGGAGTCCCTCCACGACCGTGAAGCACAGAGCGACAGCCAGGCTCCAGGTGTCCGCCCAGGGCTGTCCTCGGCTTCCTGCTGGGAGATTTCTGGGCCCAGCACTGGAGAGTGCTCCAGAACCTGCCCAGCTTCTGCCCAGCTGTGCACCTGCCACCCTGGCTGAAGTCGCAGTTTGACGTCTCCTGTAGTGTCCACCAGACTGTTCTCCACTTCAGGTCTCTGTGTGATTCCCTTCTCCTGGCAGGAGTACAGGACACGCAGGACCTGCCTGAACAGCCCgcgggcctcctcctcctgcacaccagcagcctcctcctcctgcacaccAGCAGCCTCCAGGAGGGAGTGCCTCAGCTGTCCCCCACCTGCATGCTCCGTCACGAGGTCGACGTTCACAGTGGTTTCAGTGTTGAGACAGTGGGATCACGTGTGGGTGCTCCCATCTCCATTAGGTCCAGCTTGAGTAGTGCTGGCGAAGTTCTGCTCCACCCTTGGCAGGACTTTCATGGCCACCTCTGTCCCCGTGAAGAGATGGTGGGCCAGTTTCACCTCCCCAGAGCTGCCCTGCCTGTGTCCCCCAGGTCCTGGTAATGGCACTTGAGGGCCTCCTCTTAGGAGGCGCTGGCCACCTCACCCTGCCATCACCTCGCTGTGCCGACTGCTCTGCGCAGCACCAGCTGAGGTTGTAGCTTAACAAGCAAGAACGCAAGAGGAAAAGCCAAGTCCAAGCACCACCAGTCCACCTCAGAGCGGACTCTGAGGCACACCACGAGCCCCCTTAGGATGGAGAAGCACCAGCTGCAGCCAGGCCTCGTCTGGCTGATGTTTGAGATTCCCTCCCAGTGGCTCCTCCTGAGGTCGGAGAAGAAACGGTCCACCAGGCCTGGGTGTCACCTGCAGTGGTTGCCTCACTTTCTGACCTCCAGGATCTCTTCCCCTTTAATAATAAGAAGGAATTCCAGAAGATTACACTTCAGTGGGTTTTGGAGACTCATAACTTGTTAAGAAATTTAGATCTGTAGGACACTTCAATGGCCTTTTTATTTCGAGTCTGAAAATCTCCAAGAACTTCTTGACCTTTAAAGTCCTGGTCCTGCCTATACTCGAGGGATCCAGTTCCTTTGTCTGTCCACTTGGGAGGGTTGGAGGGAAGGATGGCAGCCTTGCATTCCCATGATGCTGTGACAAGATGATCTGCTCCCTGGACACCATGGAGCCTTCTCCAGTCTGGATCTGAGGCATCCACCAAGGCTCCCGTGCTCAGGCAGGAGTGTCCAGAGGTGAAGCACGTCCATTACGAGAGCGGCAGCCTAGTCAGCCCCTCCTCGTGTGGTGGGCGGACTCGTTctctgggcaggtggggtgtggctggaggaggtggtcactggacTCGTGCCCTGGAAGGGCGCATCCTCCCTGGggccctttccctttctccctctgcttccggGCCACCCTAAGCAGGGTGGCTCTCCACCGTGACCTTCTGCTGTGGTGGTAgacttcaccttgggcccagagcagtggagtcgcCCGACCACAGACTAAACCTCTGGaatggtgagccaaaataaactcttcctgcGCTGTGGAGTTCTTGTCTGGTACTTTGGTCACAAAAAGCTGAGTAACACGAGCACATTATTAACTCCTATGGGGCTGAGAGGGAGGGAGCTGTCAAAATTTCCCCATAATGTCTTCCCCAGACTTCTCGTCAGCAACCCCAGAACCTAGAAGGCAGCACACTGATATATTCTGAGTGAACCTGTCAGCCAAGAGTCCTACGGCCAGCACAGGAGGAGCAGTGGAGGCCGTCACAGATGTCCCAGCCCTTTCCATGCTTTGATGACAGTCCTTGGACCGGGCAGTTTGCTCACAGGCCTTGACTTGCCCATCTGGAAGGCGGCACAGTCAAGGAGGTTCAGTGTGTGGAGAGGGCTGTGTTCTCAAACACCCTCgagccctttccttcctttctgtggtACTGGGTCGAACCTGGTCTTGAGTGTGCCAGGCGAgtctaccgctgagctatatcctggctcctttctattttgttttgagtcagggcctccctaagttgctcaggctcaAGTGCGTTACCCCAGTGCTCGAGTAGGAGCAAGTGGAAAGCAGGACAGGCCAGATCAAGGACACCTGGGAGCTAGGtgttcttatttccattttgcagaagaggaagCAGGCTCAGGGAAATTGAGACATTCTGCTGATCCTTCTCTCACATCCTGGTTATAAGCCCTCACTTCCCTGAGCAGTGTACCTGGGTCAGACTCACACATGTGTTGAGTTACCCACTTTCTAGTTACCTGTCTAAGGTATGGTTGCAACAGACAAAGACATTCAGACATGCTGATTAAATTTAATTAGTAATCTCATCTAGTCCTCCATTGAATGCATCAGTAGAGTCTCTGTTGTCCCAAATATCTGTGCCCCGTCTTCTGAACAGTTCAGGCTGAGGACTTTCCTAGAGCACCTGGTCAGATGGGTGTTTTGCTTATCTTGAATTTGACTTCAGCCTGACTCCTATAAGATCTTTCTATTTCCTGTGTAAGCAAAGGACAAATGGTCTTCCAGAATCAGATCCAACACACCCAGATCACATCCAAGAGCACAGGGACCCCACGATGTTTTGGCTACACAGCATAATGGATGAAGCTGAAGGTGGCATTAGTGAACTGGGAAATTTTCCTGAGTAAATTGCTCAGGATGCACCACTGAGAATCAAGAAGATGAAAAGCAGAAGACAGGCTTTGAAAGTCAAGAATGCCCCAGAAACCAATTAGAATCTGAGGGGGAGAGTAGGAGGTACGCAAGAGAGCCAACATGGAACCCTCTTCCAGCAAGGACCATTGTTTCCTGCTTAAGCTAACTTGGACTTCCTCATACCCTGGTCAGCATTTGAGAAACTGAGTCTCCAGAGAcgggggaagaaaggaaggtgaAGGAATGGATGTTAAGTGAATATTACATGTCACATGCTATCCCATGATCTGCCCCATGTAGTTCATTTGCTTTGAGGCTGAAACCTTTGCTCCCATTTTGTTATGAGAAGATTCACTGTATTTCATTAGTTTATATGCCCTTAGTGCTTAGCATGAAGACATGCACTCAGTAGGTGCTCAAAAAAGACACGTCTGTTGAAACCGTACCTTTAAGACTGTTGAATGAGTGAAGACTCTTGCGTTCGGTGACAGGTCCACATTGACTTGGAAGGTAAGAATTTAGAATAAGGTGACCCCAGAGCCTACGTTGATTTTCTGTGCTGAGGTATGCCTGCACGCTTcctgttatagtttgaatcttaaatgtcccaAAAGGTCACAAGTTGAAGACCTGattcccaatgcagcagtgttcagatgtggggcctctgggaggggCTGGACCATTAGGGCTTTGATCTCTGAAGTAGATGAAGGGGCTGCTGATTGTTGGTGGAAACTCTTTGAGGAGATGGAGGAAATGGGTCCTCGAGGGCTTCCGCTTGGGTGTGCCATCCTCCCCACGCTGCTTCCTAGCTGTGATGAGGTGATCAGCTctgtcctgcctcctgctccccaCCAGGGTGCTCTTTGCCAGAGGCCCATGTTGATGGAGCCAAGTGAAACCTCTGACATtgttagccaaaataaatctttcttttaggttgtttttctctggtattttgtcagAGCAGTGGAATCCTGACTAACATAGGAAATGGGTACTGAGAGGTGGGGGTCTTCGCTATTAATTACCAAACCATACGGGTCAGACGCCTTTGGAACTCATTTGcaggaagaatttgaaaaagtttGTAGAAGCTAGTTAGAATACTCTTAGAACGTTACAAGTAGAGCTTAGCAGATGGTTCTGGTGGTAGCTCAGAAGCCAGAATGCTGATAGATTGTGGGAGTAAGACTGCTGATGAGGTTTCCTGTGGGAATGAGGACTCCATTGGGAATGGGTGAGGCCATTGTGTCATATTTTGGCAAAGAACTTGTTTGTGTGCCCAGAGACTTAATGTGAGACTGAGTAAGGTGACAGAAAAATTCGTTGggggaaatttcaaggcagcacagtgTTCAGGCTCTGGTGTGGGTATTACTGGCTGCTTTTTCAAGTTCACAGTGAGAAATGAGCTAAAGCAGAGCAGAAGATttgaaaacttgcagtttggccagagaAAGGGTATTTTTAAAGTTGAGACCAAGGTGGGTATGTTTGTTGAAAAGATCAGCACCATTAAAAGAAGCCAAATACTTTGCAGCAGGATAATAAGATGCTTCGaggacatctcaggaattggGGAGATCACACCCATAGAAGGTTCAAGGGTATAAAATTGTAAACtcatttaaaaactttgtttGGAGATGAGAACTTGTTCAGTGATGCCTAAGAATTGTTTCCCTAGAATTTCTTTCCCATGGTGACAGCCATCAAGGTACTCAGGGGCTGCTGTAGCCACAGAGGTGGGCCCCACTACTCCTCCCACTGGGACAGACCTTGGTGGGTCCACATGTGCTAGTTTTACAAGGTCACACAGGCTTCCACAATTTCCATGgaagcctgggaggccaggcagtgCCTTGCAGGGTCAGAATCCTTGTGGGCAGCCTGCATTGTTGCAATGCAGGAAGCTGTGAGAGTGGAGTGGAGCCTTCAGTGGAGACCCCAGTCAGGCAGAGATGCCAGGAACGTGGAGCATCTGCTAAGAAAGCTGAAAGGGGCCTTGTGGGGTTGTGGGGTGGGGCTGCACATTGTGTTGCTGGGTGTCCCAGATGCCAAGCATGAAGACGCAGGGTTCAGTGTTTGTCCTGCTGGGTTCTGGTCTTGCTTTGGACTAATTCCTCCTTGTTAGGTTcctattctttcattttggaatggaaatgtttgtCTTGAGTCTCAAAGGActctttgaacttggacttttcaGCAATGGTGGAACAGTTAAGACTTTGGAGACTCCTGGAGGATGGGATGAACAATTTTGTGTTGTGAGGtggacatgagcttttgagggctGGGCAGAATGctatcatttttatattgaatgTCCTCagggcccatgtgttgaaggcttggtccccagcctgtagcactattgggaggtggtagaatttCTGGAGGTAGAGCCTCCAAGGTAGGGAGTGAGAAGAGAGTTCAATCACTGGGGCATGATCTTGAAGGGGGATGGTGAGACGCCAGCCCTTTGTcccctctgctttctggctgccatgaagtgaacagGCCTCTTCCACCAAGTGCCTCCACAGTGGTGTGCTGTGCTGCCAGAGGACCAATGCAGTAGGCCCAAGTGAGCATGGACTGAATGGAACCTCTGAACTGGGGCCAAAAGTATCTTTCCTGGTCTTCAGTGGCTTCTCTAAGGTATTTTACAGTAATGGTGAGCCAACTAGCAGCCTTGTCTGGTATAGCACAGCTCAAGGGCAGTTTCAGGTGGAATATTCCTGCCTGTAACCAGGCCTTCCTGTGTAGTGTGCATGACTTGAGCAAGGCCTGCCTGCTGAATCCACTCTCTCCTACCCAGATTTCATCCAGTGAAAACCTGTGTAGGGTGGTAGTTTTACAGGGCTCTGTTCAGAGGAGTCCTAGAACTTGTCACCAGCAGAGCTGCAGCTATGTGCAGCTGTATGCACGTGGTGAGAGAGCACTTGGCCTGTTGTGCTTAGAGCTGCTGAAGCTTGCTTGTGCATTCTTCTGTAGCAAGCCGCCTCTGGAAAATGGGACATTCATACTAGGTAGACAGTTACAGAGATGGTTGAGAAAATTGGTGATTTTCCAGGAAACTTGTTTTTGACTGGTTTGACTGCCTCCTCATGTGGAGGCAGATTCATACCTACTCACCAAGGGGCTTTGCTAGTCTGTGGTACTCCCAACCTAACAGGGCCCCAGACAGAGAGGCCATCTGGACAGCTCCACCAGGATCCTGACTGGCCACTTCCTACTTTTGGACGTGCAGGACCAACCTCCTCAACTAAActgtatggtttggatgtgaggtgccccccaaatctcatgtgtgaagcaatgcaagactattcagaggtgaaatgattgggttatgatgacctaatcagtgaattaatcccctgagtgctaactgaaggcaggtggggtgtggctggaggaggtggacacTGGGGCCTgactttggggtatttattttgtacctgACAGGTGGAGTGAATCTCCGCTTCCTGATTATTatgtgagccacttccttctGCTATACTCTTTGGCCATGATGTCCTATCTCACCACAAGCCCCTAGAGATGGAACCAGTtgcttatggactgagacctctgaaactttgaggccctaataaacttttcctttaaaattgttcttgtcagatcttttattcacagcagtgaaaaaactgattaaacCAGAGGATGAACTTTAGGAAAAACTGAATCCAAGAATGATCCCAAGTGACTAACTGGGCTAAGGGTCCCAAGTGGCTAAATTCAAGAGCAGAACCTGAGAGCACTTGCAAATTATGGGGTGGTGCACACTCTTGTGTTTCTGGAAGGAGCACACACTGA contains:
- the C7H6orf120 gene encoding UPF0669 protein C6orf120 homolog is translated as MAPPWRAAPCRRALLMLLASQAVALVKCLEADDVPEEWLLLHVVQGQIGAGNYSYLRLNHEGKIVLKMQSLRGDADLYVSDSTLHPSFDDYELQSVTCGQDVVFIPAHFQRPVGIGIYGHPSHHESDFEMKVYLDRTVEQYPFGEASYSTDGAEAGQKHAYAPEEASQEEESVLWTILISILKLVLEILF